A genomic region of Gossypium hirsutum isolate 1008001.06 chromosome D01, Gossypium_hirsutum_v2.1, whole genome shotgun sequence contains the following coding sequences:
- the LOC107936125 gene encoding two-component response regulator ARR1 isoform X2 produces the protein MKNSSGGKGSMSTASSITTWKADVVPVPDQFPAGLRVLVVDDDPTCLIILEKMLRNCSYDVTKCNRAETALLKLRENRNGFDIVISDVHMPDMDGFKLLEHIGLEMDLPVIMMSADDGKDVVMKGVTHGACDYLIKPVRIEALKNIWQHVVRKRKNEWKDLEQSGSVEEGDRQPKQSEDADYSSSVNEGNWKSSKKRKDDEDETEDRDDTSTLKKPRVVWSVELHQQFVAAVNQLGIDKAVPKKILELMNVPGLTRENVASHLQKYRLYLRRLSGVSPHSCNPNNSFMNPQDETFGPLSSVHGLDLQTLTATGQLPAQCLATLQAAVLGRSTAKSSIPMPLVNQRNIFSFENPKLRFGEGQQHVNNNNKQVNLLHGIPTTMESKQLTSLRHTSQSIGNVNMQVAPHGAQSSQNNSSLIEMGQPLSRVQILNDSTVPLSVGQPIVPNGIAANVSTRNGIPENIRAPGYNLVSQTSSILNFPMNHASELPVDSFSLRSTPGMSDHTSKECRHDIRRLSAFKLSSRQP, from the exons aTGAAAAATTCAAGTGGTGGAAAAGGATCCATGTCGACTGCTAGTTCAATTACTACTTGGAAAGCAGATGTAGTTCCAGTTCCAGATCAGTTCCCTGCTGGTTTGCGTGTGCttgttgttgatgatgatccaaCATGTCTCATAATCTTGGAAAAAATGCTAAGAAATTGTTCATATGATG TTACCAAATGCAATCGAGCCGAGACCGCATTATTGAAGCTACGCGAGAACAGAAACGGGTTCGATATCGTTATCAGCGATGTCCATATGCCAGACATGGATGGATTCAAACTTCTCGAGCATATTGGTTTGGAGATGGATCTCCCTGTCATCA TGATGTCGGCGGATGATGGAAAAGATGTTGTCATGAAAGGTGTTACACATGGTGCCTGCGATTACCTAATCAAACCAGTTCGAATTGAGGCACTGAAGAACATATGGCAACATGTGGTTCGGAAGAGGAAGAATGAGTGGAAAGACTTGGAGCAGTCGGGAAGTGTAGAAGAAGGAGATCGGCAGCCAAAACAATCTGAAGATGCAGATTACTCATCCTCGGTTAATGAAGGAAATTGGAAAAGCTCGAAAAAGAGGAAGGATGATGAAGATGAAACTGAGGATAGAGATGATACATCCACACTAAAGAAGCCGAGGGTTGTTTGGTCCGTTGAGCTCCATCAACAGTTCGTTGCAGCTGTTAATCAACTAGGCATTGACA AGGCTGTCCCGAAGAAAATTTTGGAGTTGATGAACGTTCCTGGCCTTACCCGAGAAAATGTTGCTAGCCATCTTCAG AAATATCGGTTGTATCTTAGAAGGCTGAGTGGGGTATCACCACACTCATGTAATCCGAATAATTCTTTTATGAACCCCCAAGATGAAACTTTCGGTCCGCTGTCTTCAGTCCATGGGCTCGATCTGCAAACGCTTACTGCCACTGGTCAACTTCCTGCACAATGTCTTGCCACACTCCAAGCAGCTGTGCTCGGTCGGTCAACTGCTAAATCGAGCATACCTATGCCCCTTGTTAATCAAAGAAAcatttttagttttgaaaatcCAAAGTTGAGATTTGGAGAAGGGCAGCAACAtgtgaacaataataataagcaaGTAAATTTACTTCATGGAATTCCAACAACAATGGAGTCAAAGCAGCTTACCAGCTTGCGCCACACCTCACAATCGATAGGAAACGTAAATATGCAAGTTGCTCCCCACGGTGCACAAAGCAGTCAAAACAACTCATCATTGATCGAGATGGGTCAGCCATTGTCGAGAGTGCAGATACTGAATGATTCAACTGTTCCATTATCTGTGGGGCAGCCTATAGTACCAAATGGAATTGCTGCAAATGTCTCTACACGAAATGGGATTCCAGAAAATATCCGAGCCCCTGGTTATAATCTGGTTTCACAGACCTCTTCGATATTGAATTTCCCCATGAATCATGCTTCCGAACTACCTGTTGATTCTTTCTCCCTCAGAAGTACACCGGGAATGTCTGATCACACATCAAAAG AATGCAGGCATGATATTAGAAGACTCTCAGCATTCAAACTCTCTTCAAGGCAACCTTGA
- the LOC107936102 gene encoding meiotically up-regulated gene 184 protein, whose product MGRIGFESLLDSKSQLVLEICSISTTNPIACSHRHHIEHLVKSPFIDWYRLLGVAEDAGSELIKRRYHKLALQLHPDKNKHPKADVAFKLVSEAYSCLSDNVKRRAFNSERWKHVCTECSNNNPHPNPNPLINNTQNPSKPKSQQHPISSSKPGKSLQILTDIRNRLKEEIRVIEHCLKVNSRKESPVFNPSNNHHCHNGIKHRIQRETPIFEPSEYAFHGYPHLRSEVYRESDRLRHLKRGSLKGKRGSYGSPIFEPVKGRFGDVFKTQIC is encoded by the exons ATGGGGAGAATTGGGTTTGAATCATTATTAGATTCTAAATCACAGTTGGTACTGGAAATTTGCTCCATTTCAACAACAAACCCCATTGCATGTTCTCACAGGCACCATATCGAACACCTTGTAAAGTCACCTTTCATTGACTGGTATCGTCTCCTTGGA GTTGCAGAAGATGCCGGATCAGAGCTTATCAAAAGGCGTTATCATAAACTTG CTTTGCAACTTCATCCTGATAAGAATAAGCATCCAAAAGCTGATGTTGCCTTCAAGCTTGTCTCAGAG GCATATTCATGTCTTTCAGACAATGTAAAGAGAAGAGCATTCAACTCAGAGAGGTGGAAACACGTCTGCACTGAATGCAGCAACAACAACCCACATCCCAATCCCAATCCATTGATCAATAACACACAAAACCCATCAAAACCCAAGTCTCAACAACACCCAATAAGCAGTTCAAAACCTGGGAAATCACTGCAAATCTTGACAGATATAAGGAACAGATTGAAAGAGGAAATAAGGGTAATAGAACACTGCTTGAAAGTTAATTCCAGGAAGGAATCCCCAGTGTTCAAcccatcaaacaaccatcattgTCATAATGGGATTAAACATAGGATTCAAAGAGAGACCCCTATTTTTGAACCTTCAGAGTATGCATTTCATGGCTACCCACACCTGAGGAGTGAGGTTTATAGGGAAAGTGATAGGCTTAGGCACTTGAAAAGAGGGAGTTTGAAGGGAAAGAGAGGGAGTTATGGTTCCCCAATCTTTGAACCAGTGAAAGGGAGATTTGGGGATGTTTTTAAGACCCAAATTTGTTAG
- the LOC107936107 gene encoding GATA transcription factor 15 isoform X2: MLDPSEKGSNSKDPNRKPPETISPKITQNQIICNEQINKTCANCGTSKTPLWRGGPAGPKSLCNACGIKSRKKRRAVLDKKSKNPKNLGDNLKQRLISLGRKVLMQKSTVENQMRKLGEEEQAALLLMALSYGSVYA, translated from the exons ATGTTGGATCCGAGTGAAAAA GGATCAAATTCTAAAGATCCAAACAGGAAACCCCCAGAAACCATTTCACcaaaaataactcaaaatcaaattATTTGCAATGAACAAATCAATAAAACTTGTGCTAATTGTGGTACTTCTAAAACCCCCCTTTGGAGAGGTGGGCCAGCTGGTCCCAAg TCTTTGTGCAATGCTTGTGGGATCAAAAGCAGGAAGAAAAGAAGGGCAGTTTTAGACAAGAAATCAAAGAACCCTAAAAATTTAGGGGATAATTTAAAGCAAAGATTGATATCTTTGGGAAGAAAAGTTTTGATGCAAAAATCAACCGTTGAGAATCAAATGAGAAAATTAGGAGAAGAAGAACAAGCTGCTCTTCTATTAATGGCTCTTTCTTATGGTTCTGTTTATGCTTAG
- the LOC107936125 gene encoding two-component response regulator ARR2 isoform X1, translated as MKNSSGGKGSMSTASSITTWKADVVPVPDQFPAGLRVLVVDDDPTCLIILEKMLRNCSYDVTKCNRAETALLKLRENRNGFDIVISDVHMPDMDGFKLLEHIGLEMDLPVIMMSADDGKDVVMKGVTHGACDYLIKPVRIEALKNIWQHVVRKRKNEWKDLEQSGSVEEGDRQPKQSEDADYSSSVNEGNWKSSKKRKDDEDETEDRDDTSTLKKPRVVWSVELHQQFVAAVNQLGIDKAVPKKILELMNVPGLTRENVASHLQKYRLYLRRLSGVSPHSCNPNNSFMNPQDETFGPLSSVHGLDLQTLTATGQLPAQCLATLQAAVLGRSTAKSSIPMPLVNQRNIFSFENPKLRFGEGQQHVNNNNKQVNLLHGIPTTMESKQLTSLRHTSQSIGNVNMQVAPHGAQSSQNNSSLIEMGQPLSRVQILNDSTVPLSVGQPIVPNGIAANVSTRNGIPENIRAPGYNLVSQTSSILNFPMNHASELPVDSFSLRSTPGMSDHTSKGAFHEDFNSEIKGSGGFLPTYDVFNDYQYKSQNWELQNAGMILEDSQHSNSLQGNLDLAQSVLVQQGFPSGQINGQNRSVPIVSKAMFSAGDSTEPGNLLNVNHHLNTIRAENTVRVKSGSVADGNPSNLFADHFGQEDLMIALLKQQQGIAPAENEFDFDGYSLDNIPV; from the exons aTGAAAAATTCAAGTGGTGGAAAAGGATCCATGTCGACTGCTAGTTCAATTACTACTTGGAAAGCAGATGTAGTTCCAGTTCCAGATCAGTTCCCTGCTGGTTTGCGTGTGCttgttgttgatgatgatccaaCATGTCTCATAATCTTGGAAAAAATGCTAAGAAATTGTTCATATGATG TTACCAAATGCAATCGAGCCGAGACCGCATTATTGAAGCTACGCGAGAACAGAAACGGGTTCGATATCGTTATCAGCGATGTCCATATGCCAGACATGGATGGATTCAAACTTCTCGAGCATATTGGTTTGGAGATGGATCTCCCTGTCATCA TGATGTCGGCGGATGATGGAAAAGATGTTGTCATGAAAGGTGTTACACATGGTGCCTGCGATTACCTAATCAAACCAGTTCGAATTGAGGCACTGAAGAACATATGGCAACATGTGGTTCGGAAGAGGAAGAATGAGTGGAAAGACTTGGAGCAGTCGGGAAGTGTAGAAGAAGGAGATCGGCAGCCAAAACAATCTGAAGATGCAGATTACTCATCCTCGGTTAATGAAGGAAATTGGAAAAGCTCGAAAAAGAGGAAGGATGATGAAGATGAAACTGAGGATAGAGATGATACATCCACACTAAAGAAGCCGAGGGTTGTTTGGTCCGTTGAGCTCCATCAACAGTTCGTTGCAGCTGTTAATCAACTAGGCATTGACA AGGCTGTCCCGAAGAAAATTTTGGAGTTGATGAACGTTCCTGGCCTTACCCGAGAAAATGTTGCTAGCCATCTTCAG AAATATCGGTTGTATCTTAGAAGGCTGAGTGGGGTATCACCACACTCATGTAATCCGAATAATTCTTTTATGAACCCCCAAGATGAAACTTTCGGTCCGCTGTCTTCAGTCCATGGGCTCGATCTGCAAACGCTTACTGCCACTGGTCAACTTCCTGCACAATGTCTTGCCACACTCCAAGCAGCTGTGCTCGGTCGGTCAACTGCTAAATCGAGCATACCTATGCCCCTTGTTAATCAAAGAAAcatttttagttttgaaaatcCAAAGTTGAGATTTGGAGAAGGGCAGCAACAtgtgaacaataataataagcaaGTAAATTTACTTCATGGAATTCCAACAACAATGGAGTCAAAGCAGCTTACCAGCTTGCGCCACACCTCACAATCGATAGGAAACGTAAATATGCAAGTTGCTCCCCACGGTGCACAAAGCAGTCAAAACAACTCATCATTGATCGAGATGGGTCAGCCATTGTCGAGAGTGCAGATACTGAATGATTCAACTGTTCCATTATCTGTGGGGCAGCCTATAGTACCAAATGGAATTGCTGCAAATGTCTCTACACGAAATGGGATTCCAGAAAATATCCGAGCCCCTGGTTATAATCTGGTTTCACAGACCTCTTCGATATTGAATTTCCCCATGAATCATGCTTCCGAACTACCTGTTGATTCTTTCTCCCTCAGAAGTACACCGGGAATGTCTGATCACACATCAAAAGGTGCTTTTCACGAAGATTTTAACTCAGAAATTAAAGGATCAGGGGGATTCTTGCCTACTTACGATGTATTTAATGACTATCAATATAAATCCCAAAATTGGGAGCTACAGAATGCAGGCATGATATTAGAAGACTCTCAGCATTCAAACTCTCTTCAAGGCAACCTTGATCTCGCGCAATCGGTTTTAGTTCAACAAGGATTTCCTTCGGGCCAAATAAATGGACAAAACAGGAGTGTACCCATTGTAAGCAAGGCGATGTTCTCAGCCGGAGATAGTACAGAACCTGGGAATCTGCTAAATGTCAATCATCATCTCAACACAATTCGTGCTGAAAATACGGTTCGGGTCAAGTCCGGGAGTGTTGCAGATGGGAATCCTTCCAATCTATTTGCTGATCACTTCGGACAAGAGGATCTCATGATTGCTCTTCTGAAACAG CAACAAGGCATCGCACCAGCCGAAAACGAGTTCGATTTTGATGGGTATTCCTTGGATAATATCCCAGTGTAG
- the LOC107936099 gene encoding two-component response regulator ARR2, whose amino-acid sequence MLIIQTKSLFLFHLYISQLWLLFFNTMNPSNGNGSMSTASSSGAWDGRDQFPAGLRVLVVDDDPTCLMIFEKMLKACLYQVTKCNKAETALSVLREHKNEFDIVISDVHMPDMDGFELLKHITSEMDLPVILISADARKQVVMEGVTYGACDYLIKPVRIETLKNIWQHVVRKKARNTV is encoded by the exons ATGCTAATAATTCAAACAAAATCTCTCTTCCTTTTTCACCTTTATATCTCTCAACTCTGGCTTTTGTTTTTCAACACG ATGAATCCAAGTAATGGAAATGGATCCATGTCGACTGCTAGCTCAAGCGGTGCGTGGGACGGTAGAGATCAATTTCCTGCTGGTTTGCGTGTGCTCGTTGTTGACGATGATCCAACATGTCTTATGATCTTTGAAAAAATGCTAAAAGCCTGCTTATATCAAG TTACGAAATGCAACAAAGCTGAGACTGCATTGTCGGTGCTACGTGAGCACAAAAACGAGTTCGATATCGTTATCAGTGATGTCCATATGCCAGACATGGACGGATTCGAACTTCTCAAGCATATTACTTCGGAGATGGATCTCCCTGTTATCC TGATATCGGCAGATGCTAGAAAGCAAGTTGTTATGGAGGGTGTTACATATGGTGCTTGTGATTACTTGATCAAACCGGTTCGTATCGAGACGCTCAAAAACATATGGCAGCATGTGGTTCGGAAGAAGGCTCGAAATACAGTCTAA
- the LOC107936107 gene encoding GATA transcription factor 15 isoform X1, with protein sequence MLDPSEKHIFLQGSNSKDPNRKPPETISPKITQNQIICNEQINKTCANCGTSKTPLWRGGPAGPKSLCNACGIKSRKKRRAVLDKKSKNPKNLGDNLKQRLISLGRKVLMQKSTVENQMRKLGEEEQAALLLMALSYGSVYA encoded by the exons ATGTTGGATCCGAGTGAAAAA CATATTTTCTTGCAGGGATCAAATTCTAAAGATCCAAACAGGAAACCCCCAGAAACCATTTCACcaaaaataactcaaaatcaaattATTTGCAATGAACAAATCAATAAAACTTGTGCTAATTGTGGTACTTCTAAAACCCCCCTTTGGAGAGGTGGGCCAGCTGGTCCCAAg TCTTTGTGCAATGCTTGTGGGATCAAAAGCAGGAAGAAAAGAAGGGCAGTTTTAGACAAGAAATCAAAGAACCCTAAAAATTTAGGGGATAATTTAAAGCAAAGATTGATATCTTTGGGAAGAAAAGTTTTGATGCAAAAATCAACCGTTGAGAATCAAATGAGAAAATTAGGAGAAGAAGAACAAGCTGCTCTTCTATTAATGGCTCTTTCTTATGGTTCTGTTTATGCTTAG